The genomic interval TGAATCAGGATGTCCTGCTTTTTGTGGATAATATTTTCCGGTTCACCCAGGCCGGGTCCGAGGTTTCCGCACTGCTCGGCCGGATTCCTTCCGCCGTGGGCTATCAGCCGACGCTCGGAACGGATATGGGCGCGCTGCAGGAACGTATTACCTCGACTAAAAGCGGATCGATTACTTCGATTCAGGCGGTCTACGTTCCGGCCGACGACTATACCGACCCGGCCCCGGCTACTACTTTTGCCCATCTGGATGCCACCACTGAACTGTCCCGCCCGATTTCCGAACTGGGCATTTATCCGGCGGTGGATCCGCTGACGTCGACCTCGACCATTCTCAACCCGAACATTGTCGGCGAAGAACACTACAATGTTGCTCGCGGCGTGCAGGAAATTCTGCAGAAATATAAAAACCTGCAGGATATCATCGCCATTCTGGGGATGGATGAACTTTCAGAAGAAGACCGGCTGATCGTTAACCGGGCGCGTAAAGTGCAGAAGTTTCTGTCGCAGCCGTTTGATGTGGCCAAACAGTTCAGCGGTATTGACGGTATTTTTGTTCCGCTCGAAGATACGATCCGTTCCTTTAAAGAACTGCTTGAGGGTAAGCATGACGATGTCCCGGAAACGGCATTCTATATGGCCGGTGATATTGACGACGTGCTCGAAAAAGCGAAGAAGCTCTGATTATGGCAATGTTTCCCGTACAGATTATCAGTCCCGAAGGAACCGTCTGGTCCGGTTCTGCGGAAGCGGTTCAGGCATTCGGTATTGACGGGTCGTTCGGCGTAATGGCGAATCATCGGCCGATGATTGCCGCTCTGATTCCCGGAGCACTGAAGATTACAGAAGCCGGGGGTCGGCTTCTCCATTATGCCGTCGGCGAAGGTATTCTTGAGGTACGCGATGATAAGCGAGTGGTTCTGCTGGTGGATTATGCCGAAGCCTTTGAATCCGCTGAAGAAGCCCGGCTCAAAGCCAAAGCGCTGCAGCACATGCTGTAGAAAAAGATGGACGTTTCGCAGAAATACTGACGTTTTATGTTCCTTTCCTGCAGCTGTCCGTGTTAGCCCAAAAACCGTCAATAAACGGGTTTTTACTTAATAGCCGCTGCTTCCGCTGATGCCGGGTATGGAGCGGGAGCCCTCCCAGTCCTGAGGCGTATTCCAGGGCATATTGGAATATTCCTGCTCGTCCTGATATTCATCATGTGTTGCACAGCCGCTGAATGTGAGAGCACCTGCTGCTGTGATGAGGGCGAAAATAGTTTTTATTGTTTTCATCGGTAAAAAAGAACCGTCCTGAAAACAGGACGGTGCATTTCATGCAAAGCGGTGATTAGAGTACTGCGTCTTTTGCAGCTTTCGCGATGCGGAATTTCAGCACGGTTTTAGCCGGAATCTGAATGGTTTCACCGGTAGCCGGGTTACGGCCCTGACGTGCAGCACGTTCAACTTTAACCAGTTTGCCGATGCCGGGGATGGTGAAGCCGTCAGCGGCACCTTCGTATGCGAGTTCGGCGAGGCCTTCGAGGGCGTCTTTGGCCTGAGCTTTAGAAATATCTGCTTTTTCAGCAACGGCTGCGATGATTTGCGATTTGGTCATAGGTTTTCCCATTTTATGAACTCCTCATACTTTCCTGGTTAAAATTTCCAACAACTGAAGGCTGACTCCGTATCAGCCCATGTGACCGCAATTTCTAAGGTATTCAGAAGCGGTTCGCAACAGCAAAATGGCTAAAAAGCCAATATTTACAGGGGTGATATGAATGTTTTGGCCGGAACAGGACGCCGTTCGGAAGAAGGATCATGCCGCCCGGCGACCGGGATCGGC from Verrucomicrobia bacterium S94 carries:
- the atpC gene encoding ATP synthase F1 subunit epsilon codes for the protein MAMFPVQIISPEGTVWSGSAEAVQAFGIDGSFGVMANHRPMIAALIPGALKITEAGGRLLHYAVGEGILEVRDDKRVVLLVDYAEAFESAEEARLKAKALQHML
- a CDS encoding HU family DNA-binding protein, which gives rise to MGKPMTKSQIIAAVAEKADISKAQAKDALEGLAELAYEGAADGFTIPGIGKLVKVERAARQGRNPATGETIQIPAKTVLKFRIAKAAKDAVL